The following DNA comes from Aulosira sp. FACHB-615.
TAGCAAGCATTTAAACGAATGGGAACTTGAACATGAAGCTGGTTTACGAACATCCGTAGCAGAATATATACGACCCGAACAATTTGAAGAGTTTACAACAGGGTTTCGGCAAATGATAGATGCAATGGAGGTTTGGTGGCAGGAGTTAGCACAAGAGGCAATTGTATTTGAGGTTGATTTCAGCCCTGCGATCGCTCAAAAATATTAATTTAAATATAACTGAACATGATGAATATCTTCTCCCATCCTTCATTGGTTGATGAAACTACTAGTAGTCATCAAGCAAAAGTTGGACTACCTGGTAATTACTACTTTAGTGAGCAAATTTTTGCTTATGAGCAGCAAACTATCTGGCGTAAAACTTGGCAGTTTGTAGGACGTGAATCTGATTTAGCAAATCCTGGGGATTATCTCACTTGCCAAGTTGGAGATCAGCCTATGTTCGTAATTAGAGATAATCATGGCAAATTGCAAACGATGCACAATGTTTGTCCGCATCGAGGAGCGCGGATGTTGGAAGGACAAGGTAATTGTCAACGGGTGCGTTGCCCTTATCATGGTTGGAACTTCAATTATGAAGGGAATCTCAAAGGTTTGCCTCGTGCTGAATGTTTTCCCAATTTAGATCCGTCAGCTGTCTATCTAGCCAAAGGACGCGTCGAGATATGGGGCGGCTTTATCTTTGTTCACCCAGAATCACAAGGGGAATCGTTAGTCAGTTATTTGGCTGGATTCTCAGACTATTTAAATCAGTATAAGCATTCTTGGGAGGAACTTCAACAGGTTGATCACTGGTTTTATGAAGAGCCAGCTAACTGGAAATTTCCCATTGAGAATTATTTAGAATGCTATCATTTGTCTGTTGTTCATGCCCAAAGTTTAAAGTGTTTTGACCCCAAGAATATTATTTATACTCCAACTGGCAGACACTATCAAATATTTGTTCCTT
Coding sequences within:
- a CDS encoding aromatic ring-hydroxylating dioxygenase subunit alpha, translated to MMNIFSHPSLVDETTSSHQAKVGLPGNYYFSEQIFAYEQQTIWRKTWQFVGRESDLANPGDYLTCQVGDQPMFVIRDNHGKLQTMHNVCPHRGARMLEGQGNCQRVRCPYHGWNFNYEGNLKGLPRAECFPNLDPSAVYLAKGRVEIWGGFIFVHPESQGESLVSYLAGFSDYLNQYKHSWEELQQVDHWFYEEPANWKFPIENYLECYHLSVVHAQSLKCFDPKNIIYTPTGRHYQIFVPFTDDEFVKNHPAFLGEPKGQSYQGFIFPNMMVNTAKDKVSVFKLTPLSPTRTKFEVFIYQTKAQIEEFPYQIEKFRTEFERVLNEDFRVVRSLQASVHSQAYGVLQLADIEYGISHFHQVLSGYYQP